From Triticum aestivum cultivar Chinese Spring chromosome 4A, IWGSC CS RefSeq v2.1, whole genome shotgun sequence, a single genomic window includes:
- the LOC123086870 gene encoding 4-coumarate--CoA ligase-like 5 — protein MPSPAAVDPLSGYCAVTRTFHSLRAPIPLPPPSPPLSFPAFAFSLLPSPLPAHAAFLDAATGEAVPFPAFLGQVRALATALRAHLHISRGDVAFVLAPPSLHIPVLYFALMAVGAVVSPANPALTAGELAHLAALSKPSVAFAVSSAAGKLPPGLSAVLLDSPRFSSFLHGPGDALVMDAAVMHQSDPAAILYSSGTTGSAKAVVLTHRNLMATRVLPGPAPPGEVLMLTVPLFHVYGFVFCLRPVMAAQTLVLHTAGRFDTRGVLAAVGRFRVTRLALAPPALLAIVRAAEDDESVAASAATLQVVLCGGASLSPELVRRFSHKFPHVFVSQGYGLTETTAGFCRSTGVEESRRIGSVGRLSPGAEAKIIDPATGHALPPGLPGELWVRGPFVMQGYLGDKESTSGILDSEGWLRTGDVCVIDKDGFLSVVDRLKEIIKYKGYQVAPTELEDLLQTHPGIDEAAVVGYADDQAGELPVAFVVGRSGSNLHEAQIKDFVAKQVVHYKRVHRVFLVDSIPKNAAGKILRKDLAKLALHRINAKL, from the exons ATGCCGTCCCCTGCCGCCGTCGACCCCCTGAGCGGCTACTGCGCCGTCACGAGGACCTTCCACAGCCTCCGCGCGCCCATCCCGCTGCCGCCCCCATCCCCGCCGCTCTCCTTCCCGGCCTtcgccttctccctcctcccctccccgctCCCGGCCCACGCCGCCTTCCTCGATGCCGCCACCGGCGAGGCCGTCCCCTTCCCGGCCTTCCTCGGCCAGGTCCGCGCCCTCGCCACGGCTCTCCGCGCCCACCTCCACATCTCCCGCGGCGACGTGGCCTTCGTCCTCGCGCCCCCCAGCCTCCACATCCCCGTGCTCTACTTCGCGCTCATGGCCGTCGGCGCCGTCGTCTCCCCCGCCAACCCGGCCCTAACCGCAGGGGAACTGGCCCACCTCGCCGCGCTCTCGAAACCCTCCGTCGCCTTCGCCGTCTCGAGCGCGGCCGGCAAGCTCCCACCCGGGCTCAGCGCCGTCCTCCTCGACTCGCCGAGATTCTCCTCGTTCTTGCACGGGCCCGGCGATGCCTTGGTCATGGACGCCGCTGTGATGCACCAATCGGATCCGGCGGCGATACTCTACtcctccggcaccaccgggagcGCCAAAGCGGTGGTGCTGACGCACCGCAACCTCATGGCGACACGCGTCTTGCCTGGTCCGGCGCCGCCAGGCGAGGTTCTGATGCTGACCGTGCCGCTCTTCCACGTCTACGGATTCGTGTTCTGCCTCAGGCCTGTAATGGCGGCGCAAACACTTGTGTTGCACACGGCGGGGAGATTTGACACCAGGGGGGTGCTGGCAGCGGTGGGGAGGTTCCGGGTGACGCGGCTAGCCCTTGCGCCGCCGGCGCTGCTGGCGATTGTGCGAGCAGCTGAGGACGACGAGAGTGTGGCTGCCAGCGCAGCAACGCTGCAGGTGGTGCTCTGCGGCGGCGCATCCCTCTCACCGGAGCTTGTACGGCGGTTCTCGCATAAATTTCCCCACGTCTTTGTTTCACAG GGATATGGACTGACCGAGACTACAGCTGGTTTTTGCCGTTCCACTGGAGTAGAAGAAAGTCGACGAATCGGATCAGTTGGGCGTCTTTCACCGGGCGCTGAGGCGAAGATTATTGATCCTGCAACAGGGCATGCTCTGCCTCCGGGTCTGCCAGGCGAGCTTTGGGTCCGAGGACCTTTTGTAATGCAAG GCTACCTTGGTGACAAGGAATCCACCTCTGGGATTTTGGATTCTGAAGGGTGGTTGAGAACCGGGGATGTTTGTGTCATCGACAAAGATGGATTCCTCTCTGTGGTTGACCGGCTGAAAGAGATAATTAAGTACAAGGGCTACCAG GTTGCTCCTACAGAACTGGAGGACCTGCTTCAAACGCACCCAGGTATCGACGAAGCCGCAGTTGTTGG ATACGCCGACGATCAGGCTGGCGAATTGCCGGTGGCATTTGTCGTAGGACGCTCCGGAAGCAACTTGCATGAGGCACAGATCAAAGACTTTGTCGCTAAACAG GTCGTGCACTATAAGCGAGTACATCGTGTTTTCCTTGTGGATTCCATACCGAAAAATGCTGCGGGGAAGATCTTGCGGAAGGACTTGGCTAAGTTAGCATTGCATCGGATTAACGCCAAATTATAA